acccaatccacgtctactagcataacatggcataataagcaaacgtagaagtaactcctaaaggtttgaaaataaacaggtaataggtactacctcatctacttcccatcccacaatttaattagatcctaatcatgcaatgtgtaggattgatctaatgcaataaaactgggtagtagaaaaggtatgatcaaagtgttacttgctttgctgatgatccgcgaaacctaacgattcgaagtaacaggcggcgcactccgggtattctatcacagacaaacaaacaagcatacaataagtacttatctaatgcacaggtaaaactcaaataagagatctaaccagaaggttcaacttaagaactccggttggcaaaaagaatcaaatcgaacgaagcaacgaaagtcaaacggcgaaagaaaacaacttcattctagtaatctggatttagggcaaattttacagtagcaaaatcttatttaagttggttaaacggatagagggtttcgagacgaatccctaggcgcttgaatcgcctgattccgataaacaagcgaaaagttatactaaaatgaaaatcggatcaggaatcgcgatcagaaaaatcgcggatttaatccgagaaaaagaaaaacgacgaacgccgaatttttttctcttttttttctctctttttttcctcttttttggcacggaaaacgaggcgcgacgaacctcgggcgacgggatcgtcggcggcggcggcggcagctccggcggcgcgcacggatcgaggcgaggctgatgggctggggcggctcggggcggcgctatttaaaggctgcccccgggcggtgtcccgctagggtacggcccaaagtcggttcgtttttttaattattccgctcggaagaaaaaaattaaaagaaatactaaacggactccaaaaatttcgaaataaattttcacaggcttctaaaatcaagccgcacaaggtgaacatttatttgggccctaaatgcaattttgaaaaacgcacatttttcctaaattcaaataaaacaccgaaaaactccgaaataaaatcttatttgatttttttattaaatcctcaatatttctttattttgggaaagtcattttatttcctccctcatatttttgtagtagaaataattgatgataaaataaataaaatcaaatgatactattctcaaaatttgagaaaactcaaatatgaaaataacgaaatccccaactctctccgtgggtcattgagttgcgtagaatttctaggatcaaccaaaatgaaaatttgggatgttacaaacctacccccttaagatgaatctcgccctcgagattcgggttggctagaaaataggtgagggcggtctttgagcaaatcttcctctcgctcccaggtggattcatcatccgtgtggtggctccactgaaccttgcaaaacttgataaccttgctgcgagtaactcggctagcaaactcgagaatcttaactggtttctcctcgtaggtcaaatcgttatccaactgaatagtttccaatggcactgtgtctctaaacggtatgtcagccatctccgcgtgacatttctttaactgagagacgtggaacacatcatgtactcctgacaatccttcggacaattccaacttgtaggccacttctcccatacgctccaaaactcgatatggtcctacaaattgtggtgctaacttccctttaactccaaaacgctttgttccccgaagtggagatactcgaagataagctctgtctccaacttcgtaaactgtctccttgcgtttagaatctgcataacttttctgtctggactgggctaccttgagcctatcgcgaatcaacatcgccttctgttcagactctttaatcaagtcaggaccaaacaactggcggtctccaacttcgtcccatgacaacggtgtcccgcacctccttccgtacaaggcttcgaaaggggccatctttaaactggtttgataactgttgttgtaagagaactctgcatatggcaaattatcgtcccaactagatctataatctagcgcacaagctctcagcatatcctccaaaatctgattgactctctcggtctgtccatctgtctatggataaaaagctgtactgaattctagcctggttcccaaagtttcatgcaactgcttccagaactttgaggtaaactgggttcctctatctgatatgatactccttggaactccatgcaaacatacgatcctggtcatgtatatctttgccaacttagcactagtgtaagtggtctttactgggatgaaatgagctactttcgtcaatcgatcaactacaacccaaatcgagtcatagcctgaacgagtcctgggcaatcccatgataaaatccatgcctagcttatcccacttccattcgggtatcggcaatggttgtaacaatcctgctggcttctgatgctctgcctttactctctggcatacatcaaaaacttctacatactccgcaatatccttcttcattccggtccaccagaaaatatccttcaaatccaaatacatcttggtatttcctgggtgaattgaatacggtgagtcgtgtgcctcttgcaaaatcaacttcctgatctccgggtcattgggcacgtaaacacagtcttcaaaccatagggtgtcgtgctcatcctcacgaaatcctttagcttttcctttgctcagtttctcctttatagcggcaacctctttgtcagctttctgagcttccctgattttatccatcaaggttgactgaatctccattgctgctacataacctctcggaactatttccaaacatagttcacgaagattttctgctaactcccttggtattcctcCCGTCATTATGTATTTTTTTTTTGTGGGTGAAAAAAAaaatacattagcctttccggggtgataatgtattgacatggctcttgcggcttaatgcgtcagctatcacattagcctttccggggtgataatgcaatttcatatcataatccttgataagctccaaccatctcctttgtccgagatttaactccttctgggtgaaaatgtacttcaaactcttatgatccgtgtacacctcataatGATTTCCaacgagaaaatgtctccatgtcttcaatgcatgcactacggctgctaactccaaatcatgcgtggcataattcaactcatgaggtttcagttgtcttgaggcatatgaaacaactctctcttccggtgtggtaagcaaaattgacttactagcacattcaatattcccttcatactttgataaccaatccatgcctaatatcacatccaatctttgagattccaatactattaggtctgagagaaaaacatagttaccaatccttaatggtaactgatcacaccatagactagccacatactctgctccaggcgaggttactaacatgggtgacctaagggcttgggttggtaggttatacttatccacaaatccccttgagatgtatgaatgcgatgcgccagtatcaaaaaggatgagtgcagtaaatgacttaaccaaaacttacctattactgcatcgggctgagcttcaacctcctccacgctaacgtggttcacctgtcccctgttaaaagggttcggcttcttcccagaacttccattgctatttccattttgtaattcaggacattcattggcataatgtcctgtcttcgaacacttaaagcaagtgacttggcttaggtccttcttggctggggttgaggggttggtacggttctggccgttgcttcctccattgccattaccattcttggtgccattgtgattgtgcgagctacctcctccatgggtatgctaaaaatgtcctcccggtctaggggtaaaacgtggcttctgttgagctcctgaattgtactttccttgtccatactttctcttgcgattctcaatttgctgctgcttcccttcaatcataagagcacgatctaccaactcctggtagttgttgaaggttgctaccatcaactgcatgctcaactcatcattcagtccttccagaaacttctcctgcctaGCTGCATCCGtatcgacgtcatctggggcataacgtgctagtttactaaattcctccacatactggccaactgtccgtcctccttggcgcaagttgcgaaactcatgcttcttcatggccatagctcctgctgaaacgtgtgcagtacgaaaagcctgctgaaactggtcccatgtgatagtgtctacagggaaagtggctgtgaaaatctcccaccatgatgctgctggtccttctagctgatctgcgacaaacttcaccttctccgcatctatgcatcctgttgtggtcaactccctagctgtcttgcggagccaaacatctgctactatcggctcggtgctactggaaaacaccggtggattcagcctaagaaaacgggctaagtggtcaacaggtggtggtggtggtggtgggttgttgttattgttcccctgattctgattctggactagtaactgcgtcaatgtgttctgctgctggatcaactgggtgagctccgatggaaaggtaaatccggggtcacgtctcggaggcatctgagggtttagaaaagatgagatataagaatagagggggtctaaagagaaaacactacccatatgcacatgaggcaaaacaaacaattcatttcaatcaatcaaacaaaggcatacaatcgatctacctatcgcaaaagtgctcggactactatatttacatggtggactactactactgatgaggtggtctactagaaatattcttcggttgcagactccataatacctgctccagcttcatcaacatagtcatcattgctactatttgcttccgagtcggtgtcgtcgatgatgatgtagtcttccgggctaatttcctggggttcttcgtcttcatctactggcgtagggtctcccataaatattctaatcttcttgatcaggtcgtcattcttctccaccaatacttcaatttcctcttcataatcttcacgtgtagccttgagttcttcctccagttccttgattctagtcttagccttcttcagatttatcatatcggcgcacatctggttctcctgtcgtcgaatgtgctgatttaactcctgaataaaagttgcgattgatctatccttcctggtgctgatcatctcccagtgttcatctcggcgcccacaaatctggtagatagtatccttgagatccttgtgctagacttctccaatgcgtcccatggcgatgtgagctgccatgctctttcctagactccaagttggtgcatcaaaagaaaactctatgggctcagtgactggcatgaacgttcttcctggaacttgaacttgaatcatccagcgctcttcttcaggtaaagtggcattgtaggttcccgtgaagcttggtactcctatattcaggtatctagtgatttccttcaagtgacgtctaaagggtgtatcttcatccggttgtgtgaacttgttccttgcatccgccatcctaaagagtagaaaagatgagaggtcagaagagaagaaagtgaatagtgatctaggtctttagcttagtggtcgtgtcctacagccaGCGTGTGCTCtgctaccatctctgtagcgaccaaacctcaaacagtctgatctctgtgtttcggtatcatccctggatcaataatgctgacaccacatagtactcggaggatttatagcagagtagcaatcacacacttattacatcgagtgtctcaaaagagaacttattacaataagtatggcttaaggccatctaataacgataacagcggaaggcttggaagataagtgagtccatcaactccaacgacatcactaagtatagaaccacgacctaaaaactccttaatcatcgtctgaaaagtgtgcaacattaacgttgcagcctgaaacgggtcagcacatggaatatgctggcgtgctggcaaggtaacacatagagagtaaaggaatgaaacagctatactatatgcatatttggctggtggaaagctctatggttacagttttgcgtaaagccaatttttccctacttcaaaggaataaaatttaattactatcatggtggttgttaaacattgagaatggttgacaacattctcaatcccaattaagcatcatcattaaacataacccaacaaaattaatttagagtaacatgttgagagtcacatgaaaatccaagtactagacactcaagatgtccataaccggggacacggctaaccatgattagtttattacactctgcagaggtttgcgcacttttccccacaagactcgatcgcctccgtttggtttctcgcactacatggtgttcgagaagacggatgaccgatacatagactttcagaagcgctagcaccttacgatcgggtagaccgtaccacctacatcccctacatctgctagtctaccactgtaagagttcgcacgacttagtcaactatgctagacccataatagcttgtggctgaacacggaagtttctagtatgaatagtctcatgatccctttgagcttgggtggtggtccaaaagaaaacaggcaagtcctggaatacccaggtgcctcaatccacccagatgtgtgtttaagttgccaccttagatgaaccattaattaacaatctcacatctgtcatggatatcactcacccaatccacgtctactagcatagcatggcataataaacaaacgtagaagtaactcccaaaggtttgaaaataaacaggtaataggtactacctcatctacttcccatcccataatttaattagattctaatcatgcaatgtgtgaggattgatctaatgcaataaaactgggtagtagaaaaggtatgatcaaagtgttacttgccttgctgatgatccgcgaaacctaacgattcgaagtaacaggcggcgcactccgggtattctatcacaaacaaacaaacaagcatacaataagtactcatctaatgcacatgtaaaaactcaaataagagatctaaccagaaggttcaacttaagaactccggttggcaaaaagaatcaaatcgaacgaagcaacaaaagtcaaacggcgaaagaaaacaacttcgttctagtaatctggatctaggacaAATTTAAAAGTAGAAAAAtcttatttaagttggttaaacggatagagggtttcgagacaaatccataggcgcttgaatcgcgtggttccgataaacaagcgaaaagttatactaaaacgaaaatcggatcaggaatcgcgatcagaaaaatcacggatttaatccgagaaaaagaaaaaagacgaacgccgaatttttttcTCTCTTCTTTTCCCTCTTTTTTTGGCACAGAAAACGAGGcgtgacgaacctcgggcggcgggatcgtcggctgcggcggcggcggctccgaagGCACGCACGGATCGAGgcagggctgatgggctggggcgtctCGGggtggcgctatttaaaggctgcccccgggcggtgtcccgctcgggtacggcccgaagtcggttcgtttttttaattattccgctcggaagaaaaaaaataaaaataaatactaaacggactccaaaaattctgaaataaattttcacgggcttctaaaatcaagccgcacaaggtgaacatttatttgggccctaatgcaattttgaaaaacgcatatttttcctaaattcaaataaaacaccgaaaaactccgaaataaaatcttatttgatttttttattaaatcctcaatatttctttattttgggaaagtcattttattccctctctcatatttttgtagtagaaataattgatgataaaataaataaaatcaaatgatcctattctcaaaatttgagaaaactcaaatatgaaaataacgaaatccccaactctctccgtgggtcattgagttgcgtagaatttctaggatcaaccaaaatgcaaaataaaatatgatatacagtgatgatctaatgtataacattccaaattgaaaatttgagatgttacaGAGAAAAATCCAAAATAAAGATACATCAGGTCCAAAGCACCTCCTTGCAAGGCCAACTTCGTCGATACCGAGATGCAACCATTTGGTCTGACGAAACTTCCACGGTTGCACACCATGAACTATGTTTGAAGAATGTGCCTCCCATGTGGCATTATGCCCAAGAAGAAAGAAAAATCAGCAAACACGTCGAAGCAAATCAAATTTACCACCACGTGAGGTAATATGAGATTTTGTCCCAACAACACCACTTGCGTTTAGATCATCCTAAAAAACAAAGCGAGCCGAAGAACATCTTCCTACAACACAGGGACCGACCAAGCCGCAGCCAGTTACACAGATACGACGCACAACGAGAAAAGGAGCGCTTGGATCTGGCACATCTCCCCCTGCCATCACCTCTATTGCTAGACAACAACATCTCACAAACCGCCACCACTTGTGATATCACTTATATGAGCATATTGAGGAGGATATTGCTAGATCCGGTGCCTTTCGCTTCCCTCCATCATGGGGGCTAGGAAGAAGATGACGATTGGCATCCCAACAATATGTCGCTAAAACACGAAATAAAAGCCAAGATCCACTAGGACTACTACTACCATTTGCACAAGGAGGACCTGAGTACCTCTCCCTAGCCATCACCAGTCGGCAACATTGTCAGATGAGGCGTTGGAACAGTTTGTTAGCCTTGGACAACTCTTAGGAGAGGGGCAGCAAAAGAGAGGGAAGCAGAGGGAAGGAGGTCCAGCGTCTGCCAACTCAAGATGCCTGGACTGAAAAAAATGACAACCAAGTCCCTGCACTTTCATCTCTCCTGTTCCAAACCCCTAAACCCCTCACCGCTACGCACGCGACCCGGCGACCATGGGTAAGAGCGGGAAGAAGACGAAGGAGTCGCACCGGCAAGGCCGCGGCCGCCGTGGCTCGCAGCTCGGCGACGACGACTTGCCTTCGTCTGCCTACgacgcgccgccgcgccgccaggaGGACTCGGACGGTGACGATTCCGACGAAGCAACAGCGGAAGGCGAACACGACGGAGGCGCGGAAGAAGGCGACCTCCAGGGCCAGTGGCAGGTCGGCTCGATGCTTTCCAAGTTCCACCTGTACCAGCTCTCCGTGCAGGTAACCTCGCTAGCTTCCACCGTAGCTTGGACCTGTGAAAGTCTCCGTGCTCACAACCCGTTTGACGAAATGACCATGGTGTTGTGCTTCTGTGCTCAGTCGCCAAAAGGGGACATCAGCTACCTGCAGAAGTTCTTTCTGATGTATGTCGGCGGGCGCGTCCCTCTCCACCTGCAGGAGGATTTCTGTGGCACCGCCCTCCTCAGGTCAGTGCACTGTTATAGGAGTACTAAGCAATATGAATAGCCTTTGCACAGTCTACCCTGCTGTCAATTTCGCAAACTCTTTGGCCGCACTGTGTATCTATTACTGAGGATCTGAGGAGTCCCATTAACTCGAAACGATGAGCACTTGAGACACATATAACTAGGAACTGTAATACTGAAATGCTTACTCTTTGGAGTACTTTGGTCACTATTCAGTGGTGTTCAACATCAGAGATGTTACTATTTAGCTTCAGAGTATAAGTGCATGAGTTGCTCGTAATCTTTCTTTTTTCCTGTTGGCAGTACTGAGTGGCTTCGCACTGATACGAGACGAACAGCAGTGGGCTTAGACTTTGACCGTGAGTCACTTGAGTGGTGTCTTGAGAACAACCTGAGCAAGATTGGAGCTGATGGGTATTCGAGATTGTTGCTTTTTGATGGAAATGTTCTGCAGCCAAATGAATCTCGCCTTGTCAAGCAAAAGATCAGTGATCTCGTGCAAGGTCTAAATTTTACCAGTGATGATGACTCTACTGAAATGAACAGCTGCGAGCAGTCAGATTCTTCATTTACGAAATGTGCAGCCAATTCGACCATGTCAGATGCAGTTTTGCCTGGAAGAGACATAATTTGTGCATTCAACTACAGTTGTTGCTGCCTTCACAAGAGAAAGGACTTGGTTCTGTATTTCAGGCATGCCTTCAATGCACTTTCTAAAAGAGGTGGTATATTTGTAATGGATGTATATGGTGGCACATCATCTGAATGCAAGCTTCGTCTCCAGAGGAGATTCCCCAGCTTCACTGTGAGTAGAGTTATAGCATTGCTTAATCATTGCAGCACATCGTGGCCTTTCTTCTAAAGTACCAGTTAGAAGCATACTAGGCATACTGTCATAAGATTAGTATATTTTAGGGCGAGGTTGCATTTCTTATTGGTAAATGATGCGGTATATGTAAGAAGAATTTACAGCATGCTAACAAATCTAATATTATTATATATAAAATTAGAAATATTTGGCAGTTGTTGTATGCGACATGAAAGATGTTGAATTT
The Triticum dicoccoides isolate Atlit2015 ecotype Zavitan chromosome 3A, WEW_v2.0, whole genome shotgun sequence genome window above contains:
- the LOC119269657 gene encoding uncharacterized protein LOC119269657 — its product is MGKSGKKTKESHRQGRGRRGSQLGDDDLPSSAYDAPPRRQEDSDGDDSDEATAEGEHDGGAEEGDLQGQWQVGSMLSKFHLYQLSVQSPKGDISYLQKFFLMYVGGRVPLHLQEDFCGTALLSTEWLRTDTRRTAVGLDFDRESLEWCLENNLSKIGADGYSRLLLFDGNVLQPNESRLVKQKISDLVQGLNFTSDDDSTEMNSCEQSDSSFTKCAANSTMSDAVLPGRDIICAFNYSCCCLHKRKDLVLYFRHAFNALSKRGGIFVMDVYGGTSSECKLRLQRRFPSFTYFWEQEEFDIITRETRISLHFQVGKKQMIRHAFTYHWRLWSIPEIKDCLEEAGFKSIHVWIREMPDTKSSGNAKEYTADRDVKYEELQRFNQADAWNAYIVGVANM